The genome window ATCCACCAAGTTCATCCAGGATTTCTTTTTCGAGCgtgcaataacaacaataataatagtaataatttaaaaaaaaatacaacgggGAATTTCAAATGCGTTCCCAAACCGCCTCTCAGTCCTGTCCACACGATAGTCAGAGAAggacagagggaagggaagaggcgaGGCTGGGGGGCTGATAAGGACCGATGCGGGCAGCCTCGGCGGGGCCACCCACCAGCAGGCAAAGTCCATCAATGTATGGTGGggcggagtgggggtggggggtggggggtggcggacTATATACAGCCCAGAATCCCGGGGAGGACTGGCCAGGGGTTGCCAGATCCGAAGGGCCACTTTGCTCCCCTGGCCCGGGACACATCAGAGCGAGATTGGCAGTAGCCCGGTTCACACATTACAGTGAAGACTCGGCGTGTTTGTCATGGATTCCGCTGCAGGTGCCTGGAATGTAACAGAGCCCTAACTCAACCCCCTATCCAGAAACATCAAGTCTGCGCATTGGAGAAGACTTGGGCAGGGGGCTCCCTCTCTTACAGTTCACCTGACGCACGGGGAAGGAAGGGGTCTCTGGTGATGCTGATGCGCTCCCCCACTGTACGGGCAAGGGGGTCGTGTTTTCTAAGGGGGGCGGGCCGGGCGAGGAGTTTCCTGGACTCTCGGATTTTCTGAGGCCAGGCACATCTTCAAGGCAAGATCACTCTTGCTCTCTAGAGTGGCACTCTTTGGGACTAAGATGCACTATTGAATCCCAAAGGTTTTGATTGCATTCCAGTGCAGGGCGCAACAGATCCCTCAGAGGCGCCTTTTAGTATCACCTGATCAAGGATCGGGAACAATCCTTTCCCAGGGCATGCAACTGGTTTGACACCCTGGAAAGGGCACCTCCTATTAACGGGTTTCTGGAATTAGAGGCCATCTTGTGGGAAAAGGGATGGAGAAATATCCCACCAGGTAGGGCTGCCTAGGGAGGGAAAACACTCAAGCCCGGGCCAGACTAAGGGGCACCAAGCAGAAGggctttttctcccccacccttgccctcacaacaagGGAGGATTTGGCAAAGCTGGGTAGCTGCCTGGCTAgggctccctccccccaataaatACAGTCCAAAATTCCTCATGGGAATGTAATCCTTAGTCCTTGTCCCCAAGTCGAGGTGGGGGAGGTTGCAGTCTTTGAcctccattcctccaccccccaccaaacCCACTGTGGCCTCTCTCCAGCAGTCCCAGAAGCAAGAGCGGCTTGGCGGAGGAAGAGAGCGGCTCCTGGCCAGCGCTGGTGCTGAGGGGCCACTGAGGCACTGCATGCAGAAGGAGTGCTGTCGggtggctcaggggtgggggagcagcggTGGAGGCTCCGGTTCGACAGGGGTTCGAGGTAGCCCCAGAGGGCCGCTACCGCTGCCACCGCTGTCGTGCAGTTTGCGGACATGTTTCTTGAGGTCAAAGTTTCTGCAGAAGCCCTTGCCACAAGTAGGGCAGGTGAAGGGCTTTTTGTCGTTGTGGGTGTGCATGTGGAAGGTCAGGTTGTACACCTGGTGGAAGGCCTTGTTGCAGATATTGCACTTGAACTGCTTCTCCCCGCTGTGCGTCAGCTTGTGGTTCTTGTAGTTGCCTGGGTggcaaaaaaggagagagagcaaGAACAGAAATATGGTGAGGCTGAGGGGAGGCTGAGGCTGGCTCCCTCTCCACACACGCGCGCACGCACACGCTCGGAGTAGGGATATCTGAGGACTTAATTCGAATGGAGGGAAGTGGATTAGAGGGTATTATTCCTGCGAGATAGGTCAAAATAGGATGGCCAGCCTGAAACCGTTTTAGCCCAGTGACCAAAGCGTGGTGACCCAGAAGAAAGCTCTAATTCCATTTCTGGACCGGATGTACTGTAGAGACAAACTGGTTTGAAACTGAAATACTATCTCTCCTTCTAACCAGCCGCTTCTAAACAGGCTTGCAAACGACCGTTCTGTAAATGCCGCTTTTGCTATCCCCGCCCCACACATTTCCCGATAAAAGGATCCAAAAgcgaaaaaaaatgaaatacataaaaataaacgACAAATAACCAACGGCTTTGGACTGGATTCAGTCCGATAATCGGGCTTCTGGAAACCAATCTACAGTCCAAATTCGTTTGGGGGGGAGGTCTTATTGTAATTACTTTCGAGTAAGAGTTCGAAAAGGGAATGGTAAACCCTTTgattttaagaaaacaaaatatcCCAAATCCGGTCGTGGATCTGGTTCAAACCACAACCCCCCTTTTCTATggacccatttttttttaaaaaaaacccacattttccGTGCTGTACTTTACTGTTTCAACCGGATCCGAAACACGGAAAGGCGTCCCCAGACGCCTTGTTCTCGCCGGCATTCAAGAAATGAGGATCCCGCCTGCCAAGCCTGCGTATTCCAGTCGAGGCCTGCGGTTTTGAACCTGTCCTGGTCGGTTCGGCCCCAGTTCCTCGGGAGCCGGAGGGAGGCCCGGCTGCGGGCGGCTGCCTACCTTTTTGGTGAAAGCCCTTCCCGCAGAATTCGCAGACGAAGGGCTTGTAGCCGGCGTGGATCCGCGTGTGGGTGTTTAAGGTCGAGCtcctgttgaaggctttcccgcACTGGTTGCACTTGTGGGGCTTCTCCTGCCGCGAGCGAAGGGAGACAAAGGCACCGCGAGTTGCAGAAGCCTCGACGGGCAGCAGGACCCATCCGGCCTCCCCTCGGGTctgcggaccccccccccccgctctggaGGTTTGCCTGCCCACGGGAAACTCCTCCCGGGGGAAGCGAAGTGCCCCTTCCCGCGGTCCTCTGTCGTCGGGAAGGGATCCGCGAGGCCCCAGCCTCATCCTGCCCGCACAGAGGGTGGCCCCCTGCTTTCACTGGGACCTACTCTTGAGCAAGGAGGCTTCGGCTGCGGTCCTAGGAAACCAACGCCGAGAACCGATGTCGgacaggaggaggggggagggaggttaggggtaaaataaattaaaggaagaggaaaacatttttacggtggaaggaaggaaggaaggaaggaaggaaggaaggaaggaaggaaggaaggaaggaaggaaggaaggaaggaaggaaggaaggaaggaaggaaggaaggaaggaactcgcCTCCATCGCCGCCACCCGCGTCTCTCCACCAAGTGGGTCGCCGCGTTTCCAAGCCCCACCGGTCAACGCCGCGCCGGTCCCAGAGGCTTAGACGACCGAGGGAATGACCGGACGGCGGGCCAAACCGGGCCCCGGGTGCGAGCCAGCGGGACCCTGGGAGCCGACCAGCACCGCCGCCGGTCCCTCCGCGGGGCGTACCTGGGTGTGGATGATCttgtgcctgcagagggtgctgGCCTGTCGAAAGCCCTTGCCGCAGACCTTGCAGACAAAGGGCCGGGCGCCCGTGTGCACCGGCATGTGGCGAGTGAGGTTGTAGTGCGCGTTGAAGACCTTGAGAGCCaaagcagggagggggcagagagggggagagacagagagaggcgCGGTTAGACGGGCGGGAGCCTGGAGcgccggcgggcgggcgggcgggcgggcgggcgggggcgatcgatggtggggggggggggaagagacttGCCTTGCCGCAGACCTCGCACGTGAAGACTTTGGGCTTGGCGCCCGGCGAGCCGCGGCTGAAATCGGCCGCCCCACCCTTGAAGGGCAGCTTTTCAGCGGCCAGCAggtgagcggcggcggcggcggcgctgtgGAGCTGGGCGGCAGCGGCCAGGTCCTTGAACGTGGGCGGCGGGTACTTGTCCGGGCCGGGCGGCAGCGCCTGCAGCTTGTTCCTCTCCGCAAGGTAGGCCTTGGGTGCCGTCGGGGCTTGCAAGGCGAGCGCGGGTCCGGAGAGCGGCGATCCCAGGAAGTAGGAGGCCACCGGGTGGAGGCCCAGGctggaaggcggcggcggcggcggcgggtcgGCGGCCCGGCTGAAGTAGCCCAGGGCGCCCAGGGCGTGGAAGGACGAGTGGTTGACCACGCGGGGCCGAACCAGTTTGTAGTGGTGGTGCTGCAGCGGGTTCAGGTCGGCCGCGGGCTTCAGGCTCAGCGCGCAGCCCAGCGACGCCGCCGAGGAGGAGCTGGACGAAGACgacggcgaggaggaggaggaggaggaaggcgggtCCAGGTGGGGCTTCCTGCCCTCCGAGCCCGCCTTGGCGAAGGGTTCGTAGGCCAGCGGCACGAAGGGGATCATGCAGGGGATGGAGGGCCCCAGGTTGAGTGGCGGCTGCTGCTTGGCCGCCTCGCCGCCGACCTTGGCCCCCCCGCCCGGCAAGAAATGGGGAAGCAACGGTCGGGCTTTGGGCTCGGGGGCCGTCCTGGCCATGATGCGCTCGATGGAGAAGGCCAGCGGCTTGGAAGCGCTCAGCATGGTTCCCCGGGGCGGCACGCTCACGCTCTTGGCCGCCGtcgggggctgctgctgctgcgcctgcGGGGGCCCGCTGTTATTGTCCATGGCAGGCCCGGCGGGCTCCGACTACGTCCCTCGGGCGGATTCGGCCCCTGCTGCTGCGCCTGGTCACTGAGATGCCGGCAGGGCGTCTCCCACCCCCGCGGCCGCCGCTGCCTGGCCCTCCGGCCCCGACCTCCAGGCTGCCCCCGCCGCCGCCATCCTCAGCGCCGTCGCCGCCACCATCCTTCTGACCGGCTCGACCGCCGCCCGGGAGACCGACTTGCCCCGCCAGGTGGACCCACGCCGGCCCATAGCGCCCCGCGCGCTCCTTGTACGGCGGGCGGTGGCTTTCTCTCGTCgcctctctctgtctttttctctctccGCGGAAAATGTTGGGTCAATAGCAGCAGCCACGATCCCGCCAATCGTTAACTTCCAAGAGGAGAAGGTAAACTAGATAATTGCTCAATTCGCTTCCAACAGGCActaggagggggaaggaaaaaagttgagcccccctttcctccccacccccaagagcgAGCGGCTACTTTTCATTGGCGCCCGAGCCGCCGCCTCCCGCCCAAAGAGAAGGAGgtggctctcccctccccctttcccttgatctccccctcccctttgattATTCCCAAACTGTTTAAACAGGCGGCGGAGGCCTCGAGATCAATTTTCCCCGTTGCCTTTAAGTGacatcatctttttctttttaaaaaaaaacagaggaaacaaaaaaagaaagaaagaaagaaaagtcaagAAGGAAAAAGAGCCCAATTCCGGGGCTTCGATTTGGCAAACACGGTGCTGCGGGGAAAGGGGCAGTCGGCTTGTCAATTTCCGCCCTTCGGCGGGCACCTGGCTGCGTGGTCCGGCTGCTGCTCGGCTCCTGCCCCGGgggcctctctctccccccttcgcCGCCTTCGCTGGGGGGCCCTTTGGACGGCCAGGGCTGGCTTTTTTCTTTCACTCACGGGCACCTTCCCTTGCAAGACTCAATCCAGGCGCTTTGACTTCTAACGGACAGACTGCCGGCGACTGGGGCCTCAGAAGATTTCCGGGTGGGTGCAGAGAGCGGGGCTCTGGAGACCGCTGGGAACGAATTAAAAGACGGCGCTCGGAAAGAGGTGTGTCGAGATCGAAGATGCAAATGTGGTCAAGGAGACAGTGCCCCGGGAAAGACGACTGTTCAGGGAGATCCCCGCCGACttgagcatttgggggggggggcgtcccaAATGGCCCAAAGGGAAGTCCTTTGCAGCTCTCCAAAAGCGAACTCGAACGGGGATGAAATTCCACACTAAAAAACCAATGAAGATGTTAGCGGATCCCGAGTTCCAAAATGCTTCCACGTAGGGAGGGAAACTTCTCAAGCAACTCCTGTTCTCCGTTGGCTTTGATAGAAAACCAACTCTGGGGGGGATTTCAGGGGAATCAGCAACGGAGACGTCTTTTTTGTGGATGTGAAACTTACAGCCTTTCACATGTAGTCACAATCCAGTatttggattttaattttttgtgtgcaAGTGGTTAGTCTCAATAAGGGAAAAACAAAGCACAGGTCGTTCTTTAAAACGTTTAGCAAACCAAACATTGCaaactccctccccgccccctttcaACATTTCAATTCCGGAACGGCCCCAAAGAAAACCCATTGAAATGCATTACGGGACTGCggtggggaggagagaatccACTAATCGAGTACAAATCTCTCTTTCCGAAACTGGGGGCAAGGGCTATGTAAACATGTCTAGGGCTGCGCCGGCCTGAATTTCCTTAGCTGAAGAAGGGGGACACGGAACtttggaggaagaaaaggggaaagaggcCGCTCGTTGGTAACTGTGTCCTAAGGGTCTTCCAGTATTTAAGAAACTCTCGCAAACGGAGTTGAGCAAATCGAGCGGATGGGTCCGGGGTTGAATATTTTAACCCTCCGTGGctagttctgcccccccccccgccccgccccagcaaGCCTATGAGCAGGCCCAGTATGAAAATGTCCCCTGGGTCCTTGAGATTACAGAGAACAATAATAATCGCAACGAAAAGGCTGCAAATTTATACAGCTAACTAGAAGCCACTCGCACTGATTGTAACAGGATTTATTTTCGGAATCTCCGGGTGGGATCGTACCTTCGAATCCGCCAGGGAATCTCGGCTTTAggggatccccacccccacccatgccTAGCCAAAGCTCGCCTCTCTCCCGCCACCTCAACAGGAGGGACTGGcgtctgcctccccccccccccgcccccagtctctTGGGCGAGTTCCCGTTCAGAAGGAGAATCTACCGAGGTTAGGATAGGGCGGGGAGGGAAAACGGCCCCCTCCCAAGATTTCCCGGGGGGATCGCTCTTCTTTCTGGAGTGGGTCCCAGCAGCAGATGGGTCGGCTCAAAAGCTCTAATTGCCGCCTTCCCGTAGCAGATCGGGTTCCTCCTAAGCCTGCACCACGCCTGGCACAGGCGGGCACCCAGGAGATGCCAAGGTTCCGGGTGGCTTTCTCGGCGGGCATCTCATGGACCTTGGTCGAGTCCCGTCGGGTTTTTATCTAGACGGACCTGGGaggcttctcttccccccccccccccccgcattcaaTGGGCAAACGAAGAAGAGCTGCCCTGGCGCAGCCCAGTTGGCTCCACGCCACTTCGCAGCTCCGTTCCGGGACTGACTTTTCTGGCGGGTGTTTGGCAGGAGAAAAGAAGCGCAGATCTCCCAGCGCGGCGACGAAGAGAAGGCGGCCGGGAAGCGCTTGGCAAAGCCACCGCCGGCTCCGTGGGATCGCTGGGAGAAAGCCTCCGTCCACGCCCCGCTGCGTGCGATAAGAAGACGCCGCTTGCCCAAGTTCGCCGGGCGTTTGGCGCTTCTTTGGGCTGCGAAGGATCCTCCTCTGCGCATTTCTCAGCCACGCACCATTACCTTCCCAggttgtttccttttaaaaaaactgttattGAAAAGTACTAGAAATACAGATTGTGCATTTGTATTTTACATTGCACATTTCATTCCATGCGATTAAAACTTTGTTGTCTCCCTTGATTGGGAGTTTCGTACATAAACTTTCTATTCAAGAAGACTTCACTCCTAATTTAaagttgtttccttaaaaggaaATTCGCTCAAGGCCAGCGGGCTCATGGGAATGGACTGTTTGCCAGTGAGGAAGGGACGTTTAAAACGCTCCGACTGCGCTCTTTTAATAATTCTCTGTAAACAGCAAACGAGGGCAGCTGAGCAGGTCAGACGTTTTCGTTGCGAGGAGATTCTTCTTTCGGGAGGTGAATATTCAAAATTGTGAGACCCGCACACCTGCGGTCCGAGTGGGGCGCTCCACTGTGCCTCTTCACTCTGTTGCTGCGTCAGGCCTTACTTCCGGGGAAATGCACTTGGGCTGCTTCCTGAGCCTTTTGCTGACACCCTGCTGACAACCTGTTTTGCTGATACCCTTCTCGATCCACCTGAGTCCATGGGTTAGAAAGGCCTGactgtgtttaggactgcactgtgaatTCTGGggataagaaaaatatttttagggGTGTagcttgacctggatggcccaggcagtCTAGCCGGGTTTGgtcagatctccgaagctaagccTGGTTGACTCGGTTAGCACCTGGATGGGACACCACGGAGGAATCCCAGGGTggttatgcagagaaaggcaatgacagaCCACCTGTGttggtcttttgccttgaaaacgcgACTGGATCCCTGCAATCACACAGCCTTGCCACGCTGTCTTAGATAGACTCAGATCCAGTCGTCTTCTTGCCCGCAGGTAAGAGTGCACTGGGCAGTTCTGCCATCTAATGCACCAGCAGTTCATTAAAGCAAATCTCAGACATTATCGATTGTGTAGTTTTAAGATGTCAAAAGATTTTTccttaaataaaattgttttcatGCCGGCTTCaaaatttgttctgtttttgcagattttattccaggttttttccccagatAGAAACGGATCTGAAAAGATGTGAGGGTGTTCCGAGCTGCCTCAGGAGCAGGCCTGGGGTGTGGAAAGAGCCAAGCAAGACTGGTTCAGGTGGTTCACATTGCCAGCCTTAAGTTTAGAAGAAAGGTCCAAGTCCAGAGAggttggagtgggggtgggggtgggccagCTGGGTGTCAGGAGTGAGATGCTGAAAGAAAAGTGAATTTCCTGCCTGAAGAGGAGGGGGTGATGTTCCAGAGTGCtcgcagggggagggaggggctgaggcAGAAATGCAGACAAGGGCATCTCCCGCATGGCTTGGTTATTGGGATGACCTCCATGTGATTTTATTTCACCTGCTTGAATCTGGTCAGGGGGCATGCAGCCCCTGAAGCAATTTAATCTCCACAGCAGTCCTATGAAGTGGCTGTGATTCatcccaagtcacccagcaagttctgTGGCAGGTTTGGCTTTGCACccaggggcagagggggcagatgacccaagTGCCACTTTTgaaagtcacatggggggcatttTAGGGttctcccctctgccctccccaggagcaAGAAGCAAGGCCTGGCTGCAAGCTGTGGCCATAAAGGACTCAGCAGTACGCAGCCTTGCCAGTCTTCCCCTGCCAAgcaacttttctctccctttcccacattctgttccccccccccattctctacATTCCCCTTGTTCTGCTGTCCTTTCTCTCgattcccttttctctcccaaaaagtcattttctccagggtaacagaTCTCTGTAATTTTGTgttccacctggaggatggcaaccctactttagTGTACTTTCTTTGAGTATATGTGGATTGCCCTGGGAGTGAAAGGAACCTTCCAGAATCCCAGCTGCTTCACGAATGCAGTGCGGAGGGGAGCACCAACTCAGTTCTTGATGCAGGCAccgattttgctattccacaattctgcatgtgctgaagtgcTGAACGGGCCTCagtctccattttctgtagatatgccactgttTGTACCTGACTTTCCCAGAGGCCAAGCTAACCTTCCAAGCCCTGGGCTGCCTGGCCTCTGCTCCAGctacctgccccgcccccccagccctaCCAAAGATCAGCAAAATGATGAGGACAACACATGGCCAATGTGACTGAAGACATGCCTTAGGGAGGGCTCTTCCTCATCCCTTCTTAGGGATGGGATCCTGGTCTTTTCCAAAGCTGCGCTCTTTTTTGTCCTCTGTAAGCTGTTGACACAGAAGTCAGTGCCATGGAGATCTCAGGGGCTGCCTTCTGAGTATGGTGCCCAAGATTGCAATGGAACCCTGTGGATGGGGGCTGGGGAAGTATGGTTGCCTTGATATAGAAGTCTTTACAGGGCTTTTAGGGCAGTTCTGGAGAcacaggttccaatccccactcagccatggaagccaAATGGGGGATCTGGgatcagttacacactctcagcctaacgtacctcacaggggtgttgtgaggataaagtggaggagaaaggcggggtataaatgaagcaagtaaaAAATGTTTCTGAACCGGAGAGGGCAAGATGGCCGAGTTGCCTCAAGCTGGAAAAGGTCCACCGCTTCTGGCCACTGTTAGTCCTGCTCCATCCCCTACCGGCCTGGTCAGCCTTCCGGCTGCGCGCCCCCTGCTCGGACGGAACGAGCGCCCGTTACTTCCGAGAGAGGCTCGTTCATGGCCGCAACGTCGCCGCTGCCCCTTTGCCGGACCGTTGGCTACCAGAGCGGAGGAAGAGACCGGAGGACGCCGCCCTCGAAAGTGCCCCGGGGGAGGGCTGGAAGGAGCGCCGGCCAGGGCGCGCGAGGGGCTTGGGCCGGCCCGCAGCCGATGGGTCGGTCCCCGGGCAGGCTTCGCTGTGAATTTGACCGACTCCGGGACGCCGCGAAATCGCTCCGGCAGCAGGAATCCGTGCCGGCCGccttgcccagcccagcccagcccaaccgCGACCTTCCTTCGGCTTTCTTCCTCAACTGCAAAAGGAAAGCGGTTTTGCAGGGCAACGCAATCCGACGTGGCCTCGCTGCAGCCGGACCCCGGTGGTTCTTCCACGGGTTTAGATGGGAATAACTCTGCCCAGGGTCGCACCTTTGGTTTGGACGCCCGAGGCTTCCTGCCGTTATCCCTCTGCACAGGCTGGCAGATGCACGAGGCTGCGCCCTCGCCCGGCTGCGCCTCCGCGGCCAGCCTGTTGCTGCGCGCTTGTGTTTGGCCGTGGGGGTGGGAAGGTCCGGCCAGGGTGGCAGCGAGCAGGACGCCCTGCGCGGAGGCGCAACCGGGGAGGCCACTGCCAGGTCCGGGGAAGTCACAAAACCAACGGAGCAGGGCGCTTAAAACAGCGAGCCACGCGCCAGTTAAGCCGGAGCATTAGTGAGTAATGCCCAATTCCTTCCAAATAATAGAACCCAGTTTCaccagagtggccatttttgcAGCCCCTCAACAAGGGTTTGTCAGTGTGGCAAAGCACTGGTGGGATGTTACCCACTTTGCCAGTCACCTCAAAAGCTTTTACGACAATTAGCCTGTGAGAGATAACGGGgtcgtttttgtttttttcacccCATACATAACCAACCAGTGGAAATAATTGCTGCACACTGTTAAGAGAAAAATCACtgacataaatatttttaaaagaaattgaggTTTCTTAAAATGCCCACCACCTCCTTTCAGATTGACAGATATATCAAGCAACTTGCATTACAATCAAACACACCGGATTATTCAgcctctttaaaacaaaacagattcaCTGTAGCTGTCCTGGCAGCTAATAACATAAGGATACATTATGCTTTAGTGCCAACAAAAAAGACAGCTGGTGGTGGACTTTGTGAAGAAGGATCCAGAAAACGTTCTGGAGAATAAATGTATACTCAGGATTAGCAACAATTAATAGAAACAGGCAAGATTTCTTTGGAGGTTGGCTGAAGGCTTCATGTAGCAGAAGGGTCCCATCAGATCTGTGTTGGTCTAGGAAAAGTGGCAAGACAAAATTATAGTAACTTGTGCTTGTCTCCCATTCAGCAGCCCCGTTCCCAAGAAGAACCAGGTGAGAAAGAATTTTATTGATCGGTTGGTTTCATtgacaccctgcctttctccccagaggaGACCCTAAGAGCCTGCACCATTCTCCTTCACTTCAACCTCACAACAATCCCATGAACacggttaggctgagagagagtgtcTGGATCACTCAGATCACCCAGCAACCTGCTTAGCAGAAAGGGGATTCgagcctgggtcttccagatcctagtctgacatcacCTCTATACTATACCCACTGTCTGGCACCTTCAGAACAGAAGCTGTCAATAGGTGATAAACCCCCCTGAAAAGAACATAACAGTTGAGAAAAGGGAATCCGAAATAAAATGATGCTCAAatcctttgtgtgtgtatgcagtTTATGCACACCATACTGATTTCTGGAAGAAACTTCTCTCTGCCGACATTTGCTGCTTGGTCATGTTGTTAACAGACTGGTGGTCTCTGACATATGGGTCTGACATTTATGTGCAGACTGAGTATTTCCCCAAACAGCTTTCAGCTGCTCTCTGGAAGGACTTGAGACTGCTATGCAGATACAGATAACATCATGACTCCTGCCTCTTTTCGGCATTTATTGCTTGCCTTTCTCTCAAACCTGGAAGCAAGTGAATGGTTACCCATCACTAACCTCCATGCCTGGAAAGCTCCAACCTGATAACACTTTTGCATGCTGGGAAGTATTACAAACATGAGTATTGCA of Sphaerodactylus townsendi isolate TG3544 linkage group LG06, MPM_Stown_v2.3, whole genome shotgun sequence contains these proteins:
- the FEZF1 gene encoding fez family zinc finger protein 1; translation: MDNNSGPPQAQQQQPPTAAKSVSVPPRGTMLSASKPLAFSIERIMARTAPEPKARPLLPHFLPGGGAKVGGEAAKQQPPLNLGPSIPCMIPFVPLAYEPFAKAGSEGRKPHLDPPSSSSSSSPSSSSSSSSAASLGCALSLKPAADLNPLQHHHYKLVRPRVVNHSSFHALGALGYFSRAADPPPPPPPSSLGLHPVASYFLGSPLSGPALALQAPTAPKAYLAERNKLQALPPGPDKYPPPTFKDLAAAAQLHSAAAAAAHLLAAEKLPFKGGAADFSRGSPGAKPKVFTCEVCGKVFNAHYNLTRHMPVHTGARPFVCKVCGKGFRQASTLCRHKIIHTQEKPHKCNQCGKAFNRSSTLNTHTRIHAGYKPFVCEFCGKGFHQKGNYKNHKLTHSGEKQFKCNICNKAFHQVYNLTFHMHTHNDKKPFTCPTCGKGFCRNFDLKKHVRKLHDSGGSGSGPLGLPRTPVEPEPPPLLPHP